In Taeniopygia guttata chromosome 7, bTaeGut7.mat, whole genome shotgun sequence, a single window of DNA contains:
- the ATP5MC3 gene encoding ATP synthase F(0) complex subunit C3, mitochondrial isoform X2, which yields MAPAQSDLGRAPPLPPPGPAAPAHSRPSPPARRPERGTAARPRILSPGTPPAKMFACAKLATSPSLIRAGSRVLYRPISASVLSRPEVKNGEGKSTVNGAQNTVSQLALREFQTSAISRDIDTAAKFIGAGAATVGVAGSGAGIGTVFGSLIIGYARNPSLKQQLFSYAILGFALSEAMGLFCLMVAFLILFAM from the exons aTGGCGCCGGCACAAAGTGACCTTGGCCGCGCTCCGCCTCTtccgccgcccggccccgccgcgcctgCGCACAGCCGGCCCAGCCCGCCCGCCCGTCGGCCCGAGCGCGGCACCGCAGCG AGACCCCGGATCCTGAGCCCCGGGACGCCACCAGCTAAGATGTTCGCTTGCGCCAAGCTCGCCACCTCGCCCTCCCTG ATCCGTGCTGGATCAAGAGTCTTGTACAGACCAATTTCGGCATCTGTGTTGTCTAGGCCAGAGGTCAAGAATGGAGAG gGCAAGTCAACAGTTAACGGGGCCCAAAATACTGTCTCCCAGCTAGCACTTAGAGAATTCCAGACTAGTGCTATCAGCAGGGACATTGACACTGCTGCCAAATTCATTGGTGCTGGTGCGGCCACAGTAGGTGTGGCTGGTTCTGGTGCTGGAATTGGAACAGTCTTCGGTAGTCTAATCATTGGTTATGCCAG AAATCCTTctctgaagcagcagctgttcTCATATGCTATCCTGGGATTCGCCCTGTCTGAAGCTATGGGTCTCTTCTGTCTGATGGTTGCTTTCTTGATCCTGTTTGCCATGTGA
- the ATP5MC3 gene encoding ATP synthase F(0) complex subunit C3, mitochondrial isoform X1, whose protein sequence is MAGRAGLRAPRQRPGTRPQRAPPARERRVGVGVGRTAAGPRSPSCLLGAAGALCQGEGPSHASAEGGQVSAASSSGACCAPCLAIRAGSRVLYRPISASVLSRPEVKNGEGKSTVNGAQNTVSQLALREFQTSAISRDIDTAAKFIGAGAATVGVAGSGAGIGTVFGSLIIGYARNPSLKQQLFSYAILGFALSEAMGLFCLMVAFLILFAM, encoded by the exons ATGGCGGGTCGGGCGGGCCTGCGAGCACCGCGGCAGCGCCCTGGGACTCGCCCGCAGCGAGCGCCGCCCGCCCGGGAGCGaagggtgggggtgggggtcgGGCGGACTGCGGCAGGGCCGCGCTCTCCTTCCTGCCTCCTTGGCGCGGCCGGGGCCCTCTGCCAAGGTGAGGGGCCCTCGCACGCCAGCGCCGAAGGAGGGCAGGTCAGCGCCGCCAGCAGCTCCGGGGCCTGCTGCGCTCCGTGCCTCGCT ATCCGTGCTGGATCAAGAGTCTTGTACAGACCAATTTCGGCATCTGTGTTGTCTAGGCCAGAGGTCAAGAATGGAGAG gGCAAGTCAACAGTTAACGGGGCCCAAAATACTGTCTCCCAGCTAGCACTTAGAGAATTCCAGACTAGTGCTATCAGCAGGGACATTGACACTGCTGCCAAATTCATTGGTGCTGGTGCGGCCACAGTAGGTGTGGCTGGTTCTGGTGCTGGAATTGGAACAGTCTTCGGTAGTCTAATCATTGGTTATGCCAG AAATCCTTctctgaagcagcagctgttcTCATATGCTATCCTGGGATTCGCCCTGTCTGAAGCTATGGGTCTCTTCTGTCTGATGGTTGCTTTCTTGATCCTGTTTGCCATGTGA